A genomic region of Pseudomonas sp. MPC6 contains the following coding sequences:
- a CDS encoding TorF family putative porin: MLKPSLFLLASLLACPLANAQIFQRELGAFDLKLGTTPSRSMAQGLVQPSSTGSFHGGLDLSHDSGFYVGQWSPSAGLSPGNNLEVDSYMGFKQPFDHSLGYEVGMIHYSYPTVETLDSQELFGGLTLLGSRFGAALSNDPDKRNSTVFADLSGNQPFGIGVSMKYTTHRLNVPVSVEGGYVGSFTDWSVTLSRPFMGIDLDLIYSDSSLSGSDCSAYSGHNSQCDGLVTLKAQHAFY; encoded by the coding sequence ATGCTCAAACCCTCTCTGTTCCTGCTCGCCAGCCTGCTGGCGTGTCCGTTAGCCAATGCGCAAATCTTCCAGCGTGAGCTGGGCGCCTTCGACCTCAAGCTGGGCACCACCCCCAGTCGCAGCATGGCCCAGGGCCTGGTCCAACCTTCCAGCACCGGCTCGTTCCACGGTGGTCTCGACCTGAGCCACGATAGCGGATTCTACGTGGGCCAATGGTCACCGAGCGCGGGCTTGAGCCCGGGTAACAACCTCGAAGTCGATTCCTACATGGGTTTTAAACAGCCCTTCGACCACAGCCTCGGCTACGAAGTCGGCATGATCCATTACAGCTACCCGACAGTGGAGACGCTCGACAGCCAGGAGCTTTTCGGTGGCCTGACCCTGCTGGGCAGTCGGTTTGGCGCGGCGTTAAGCAACGATCCGGACAAACGCAACAGCACGGTATTCGCCGACCTGAGCGGAAATCAGCCGTTCGGCATCGGGGTCAGCATGAAATACACCACCCATCGGCTCAACGTTCCGGTGTCCGTCGAGGGTGGATATGTCGGCAGTTTCACCGATTGGTCAGTGACGCTCTCCCGTCCCTTCATGGGCATCGACCTGGACCTGATCTATAGCGATTCCAGCCTCAGCGGCAGCGACTGTTCCGCTTATTCCGGGCACAACAGCCAGTGCGATGGCCTGGTCACCCTGAAAGCGCAACATGCCTTCTATTGA
- a CDS encoding alpha/beta hydrolase — protein sequence MAYFEHEGCNLHYEEYGHGAPLLLVHGLGSSTLDWEQQIPALSARYRVIVPDVRGHGRSDKPRERYSIAGFSADLVALIEHLHLGPVHFVGLSMGGMIGFQLAVDQPQLLKSLCIVNSGPEVKLRSRDDYWQWFKRWSLMHVFSMGAIGKALGAKLFPEPEQAQLRQKIAERWAKNDKRAYLASFDAIIGWGVQERLSRVACPTLIISADRDYTPVSLKEKYVKLLPDARLVVVADSRHATPLDQPERFNQTLLEFLTAVDTNPIRITDPC from the coding sequence ATGGCCTATTTCGAACATGAAGGTTGTAACCTGCACTATGAGGAATATGGCCACGGCGCGCCGTTGCTGCTGGTCCACGGCCTGGGTTCGAGCACCCTGGACTGGGAACAGCAGATCCCGGCGTTGTCGGCGCGCTACCGGGTGATCGTCCCGGATGTACGCGGCCACGGTCGTTCCGATAAACCCCGCGAACGCTACAGCATCGCCGGGTTCAGTGCCGACCTGGTCGCGCTGATCGAGCATTTGCACCTTGGCCCGGTGCATTTTGTCGGGCTGTCCATGGGGGGCATGATCGGTTTTCAATTGGCAGTGGACCAGCCGCAGCTGCTCAAAAGCCTGTGCATCGTCAACAGCGGGCCGGAGGTCAAACTGCGCAGTCGCGATGATTATTGGCAGTGGTTCAAACGCTGGAGCCTGATGCACGTGTTCAGCATGGGCGCCATCGGCAAAGCCCTGGGCGCCAAGCTGTTTCCTGAACCCGAGCAGGCTCAATTGCGACAAAAAATAGCCGAGCGCTGGGCAAAAAACGACAAGCGTGCTTATCTCGCCAGCTTCGATGCGATCATAGGCTGGGGGGTTCAGGAACGACTTTCCAGGGTTGCCTGTCCAACTCTCATCATCAGCGCCGACCGTGACTACACACCGGTATCGCTGAAAGAGAAGTACGTAAAACTGCTGCCCGATGCGCGGCTGGTGGTGGTCGCCGACTCGCGCCACGCCACCCCGCTGGATCAACCCGAACGCTTCAACCAAACCCTGCTCGAGTTTCTCACCGCAGTCGACACAAACCCAATCAGGATCACTGACCCATGCTGA
- a CDS encoding mechanosensitive ion channel family protein, producing the protein MDIKQLWLNVQDLWGALDQHPLLHSSLGLLLLLVVALALGRVARYLILHATKILGRQPALHWINDFRHNKVFHRLAQMTPSLVIQFGLHLVPELGKTSLVFLGNVALAFTILFLVLAVSALLNALLDIYARTEHARTRSIKGYVQLAKMVLFVFGAIIIVATLIDRSPLLLLSGLGAMSAVILLVYKDTLLSFVASVQLTSNDMLRVGDWIEMPQVGADGDVVDITLHTVKVQNFDKTIVSIPTWRLMSESFKNWRGMQQSGGRRIKRSLFIDASGVRFIRDDEEQKLAQVHLLTDYISRKQAELKAWNEAQGNVAAMSANRRRMTNIGTFRAYALAYLKSHPEIQPNMTCMVRQMQTTAQGIPLEIYCFTRTTVWADYERIQGDIFDYLLAVLPEFGLSLYQQPSGGDLRAGLLPAVLGASHIPQPEKHVM; encoded by the coding sequence ATGGATATCAAACAGCTCTGGCTCAATGTCCAAGACCTTTGGGGTGCTCTCGATCAGCACCCGCTCCTGCATTCCAGCCTCGGTTTGCTGTTGCTGCTGGTGGTGGCGCTGGCCCTCGGACGAGTGGCGCGTTACCTGATTCTACACGCGACCAAAATACTTGGCCGCCAACCGGCGCTGCACTGGATCAACGATTTTCGCCACAACAAGGTGTTTCATCGCCTGGCACAGATGACGCCGTCGCTGGTGATCCAGTTCGGTCTGCACCTGGTGCCGGAACTGGGCAAGACCAGCCTGGTGTTCCTCGGCAACGTGGCGCTGGCGTTCACCATTCTGTTCCTGGTGCTGGCCGTCAGCGCCCTGCTCAACGCCCTGCTGGACATCTATGCCCGCACCGAACACGCCCGTACCCGTTCGATCAAAGGTTATGTGCAACTGGCGAAAATGGTGTTGTTCGTGTTCGGCGCGATCATCATCGTCGCCACCCTGATCGACCGTTCTCCGCTGTTGCTGCTGTCAGGCCTGGGCGCCATGTCGGCGGTGATTCTGCTGGTCTACAAGGACACCCTGCTGTCGTTCGTCGCCAGCGTGCAGCTGACCAGCAACGACATGCTGCGGGTCGGCGACTGGATCGAGATGCCGCAAGTCGGCGCCGATGGCGATGTGGTGGACATCACGCTGCACACGGTGAAGGTGCAGAATTTCGACAAGACGATTGTGTCGATCCCGACCTGGCGCCTGATGTCCGAGTCGTTCAAGAACTGGCGCGGCATGCAGCAGTCCGGTGGTCGACGGATCAAGCGCAGCCTGTTCATCGATGCCAGCGGCGTGCGTTTCATTCGCGACGACGAAGAACAGAAGCTGGCCCAGGTGCATCTGCTGACCGACTACATCAGCCGCAAACAGGCCGAACTCAAGGCCTGGAACGAAGCCCAGGGCAACGTCGCGGCGATGTCGGCCAACCGGCGGCGGATGACCAATATCGGGACCTTCCGCGCCTATGCGCTGGCCTATCTGAAGAGCCACCCGGAAATCCAGCCGAACATGACCTGCATGGTTCGCCAGATGCAGACCACCGCCCAAGGCATTCCGCTGGAAATCTATTGTTTCACCCGCACCACGGTGTGGGCCGATTACGAGCGGATCCAGGGGGATATTTTCGATTACCTGCTGGCGGTGCTGCCGGAGTTTGGCTTGAGTCTTTATCAGCAGCCCAGTGGCGGGGATCTAAGGGCCGGGTTGTTGCCGGCGGTGCTTGGCGCGAGCCATATTCCCCAGCCTGAAAAGCACGTTATGTAA
- a CDS encoding peptidylprolyl isomerase, with product MLKKIALVAGSVLFAANLMAATPAAKAPHVLLETTNGQIEIELDPVKAPISTKNFLDYVNSGFYNNTIFHRVIPGFMVQGGGFTQQMQQKDTKAPIKNESKNGLHNVRGTLSMARTSVPDSATSQFFVNVKDNDFLDQGDGYAVFGKVVKGMDVVDIIVNTPTTTRGGMKDVPADPVFIKSAKVID from the coding sequence ATGCTGAAAAAAATCGCCCTCGTCGCCGGCTCCGTGCTGTTTGCCGCCAATCTGATGGCCGCAACGCCCGCCGCCAAGGCGCCGCACGTGCTGCTTGAAACCACCAATGGCCAGATCGAGATCGAACTGGACCCGGTCAAGGCGCCGATCAGTACCAAGAACTTCCTTGATTACGTCAACAGCGGCTTCTACAACAACACGATTTTCCACCGGGTGATTCCGGGCTTCATGGTCCAGGGTGGTGGTTTCACTCAACAAATGCAGCAGAAAGACACCAAGGCACCGATCAAGAACGAGTCCAAGAACGGCCTGCACAACGTCCGTGGCACCCTGTCCATGGCCCGTACTTCCGTGCCGGACTCGGCCACCAGCCAGTTCTTCGTCAACGTCAAGGACAACGACTTCCTGGACCAGGGCGACGGCTATGCGGTGTTCGGTAAAGTCGTCAAAGGCATGGACGTGGTGGACATCATCGTCAACACGCCAACCACCACCCGTGGCGGCATGAAAGATGTGCCGGCCGACCCGGTGTTCATCAAGTCGGCCAAAGTCATCGACTAA
- a CDS encoding LysR family transcriptional regulator, with protein MKAPRVTLDQWRTLQAVVDHGGFAQAAEALHRSQSSVSYTVARMQDQLGVPLLRIDGRKAVLTEAGGVLLRRSRQLVKQASQLEDLAHHMEQGWEAEVRLVVDAAYPSARLVRALTAFMPQSRGCRVRLREEVLSGVEEVLLEGVADLAITGFSIPGYLGAELSDVEFVAVAHPDHPLHRLNRELNFQDLESQMQVVIRDSGRQQPRDVGWLGAEQRWTVGSLATAATFVGSGLGFAWLPRHMIERELKEGTLKLLPLDQGGSRNPSFYLYSNKDKPLGPATQILIELLRTFDTAPLDAPFAAPEQA; from the coding sequence ATGAAAGCGCCCCGCGTGACCCTTGATCAATGGCGAACGCTACAGGCCGTGGTCGACCACGGTGGTTTCGCCCAGGCCGCCGAAGCGCTGCACCGCTCGCAATCGTCGGTCAGCTACACCGTGGCACGCATGCAGGATCAACTCGGCGTCCCGCTGCTGCGCATCGACGGCCGCAAAGCGGTGCTGACCGAAGCCGGCGGGGTGCTGCTGCGTCGCTCCCGCCAACTGGTGAAACAGGCCAGTCAGCTCGAAGACCTGGCCCACCACATGGAACAAGGCTGGGAAGCGGAAGTGCGCCTGGTGGTCGACGCCGCGTACCCGAGCGCCCGTCTCGTGCGCGCCTTGACCGCGTTCATGCCGCAAAGCCGTGGCTGCCGGGTGCGTCTGCGCGAAGAAGTGTTGTCGGGCGTAGAGGAGGTATTGCTCGAGGGCGTGGCCGATCTGGCCATTACCGGTTTCAGCATCCCCGGTTACCTGGGCGCGGAATTGAGCGACGTCGAATTCGTCGCGGTCGCGCACCCCGACCATCCCCTGCACCGCCTCAATCGCGAACTGAATTTCCAGGACCTGGAAAGCCAGATGCAAGTGGTCATTCGCGACTCCGGTCGCCAGCAGCCACGGGATGTCGGCTGGCTCGGTGCCGAGCAGCGCTGGACCGTCGGCAGCCTGGCCACCGCGGCGACCTTTGTCGGCAGCGGCCTGGGTTTTGCCTGGTTGCCGCGGCACATGATCGAACGGGAACTCAAGGAAGGTACGCTCAAGCTGCTACCGTTGGATCAGGGCGGCAGCCGTAATCCGAGCTTCTACCTGTATTCGAACAAGGACAAACCCCTGGGCCCGGCGACACAGATCCTCATCGAATTGCTGCGCACCTTTGATACCGCGCCGCTGGATGCGCCTTTCGCCGCCCCTGAACAAGCCTGA
- a CDS encoding 3-phosphoglycerate kinase: MKKLCGVLSGCVVLALLPLTAFAYPIDVQKQLNGMSIDYNAYDTDSDIASIQVNNFGTTDAICKVVFNNGPEAPRTRRIDVPAGKHTNATAKFTRTIIKMRINLSCTPK; this comes from the coding sequence ATGAAAAAGCTTTGTGGTGTGCTGTCGGGTTGTGTCGTGCTGGCGCTGCTGCCGCTGACGGCGTTTGCCTATCCGATCGATGTGCAGAAACAGCTGAACGGCATGAGCATCGACTACAACGCCTACGACACCGACAGCGACATCGCTTCCATTCAGGTCAACAACTTCGGCACGACCGATGCGATCTGCAAGGTGGTGTTCAACAATGGCCCGGAAGCACCGCGCACCCGCAGGATCGACGTGCCTGCCGGCAAGCACACCAATGCCACCGCGAAGTTCACCCGGACCATCATCAAGATGCGGATCAACCTGAGTTGCACCCCCAAATAG
- a CDS encoding thioredoxin family protein has protein sequence MNIQNHPVVSREEWLAARKQHLANEKAFTRERDKLSAERRALPWVKIDKDYRFQGPDGELKLADLFGGRSQLIIYHFMFAKGWDEGCSGCSFLSDHIDGANQHLAHHDVAVVAVSHAPFAEFQAFKRRMGWKFAWVSSAGCDFNYDFGVSARAEDVAAGKATYNYEKSDGSEDELPGLSVFYRNDDGEIFHTYSTYARGLDLLVGAYNYLDLTPKGRNEEQIMEWVQLHDQYGGEASSSCCHGE, from the coding sequence ATGAACATTCAGAATCATCCCGTCGTCTCCCGAGAAGAATGGCTCGCCGCCCGTAAACAACACCTGGCCAACGAAAAAGCCTTCACCCGGGAACGGGACAAACTCAGCGCCGAACGTCGCGCCCTGCCCTGGGTGAAAATCGACAAGGACTACCGTTTCCAGGGTCCTGACGGCGAATTGAAACTGGCCGATCTGTTCGGCGGCCGCAGCCAGTTGATCATTTACCACTTCATGTTTGCCAAAGGCTGGGACGAAGGCTGTTCCGGTTGCTCCTTCCTGTCCGACCATATCGACGGAGCCAACCAGCACCTGGCCCACCATGACGTGGCAGTGGTGGCGGTTTCCCACGCACCCTTCGCCGAGTTCCAGGCGTTCAAACGGCGCATGGGCTGGAAATTCGCCTGGGTATCGTCAGCAGGCTGCGATTTCAATTACGACTTCGGTGTTTCCGCTCGGGCCGAAGACGTCGCCGCCGGCAAGGCGACCTACAACTACGAAAAATCCGACGGCAGCGAAGACGAACTCCCCGGCCTGAGCGTGTTTTATCGCAACGACGACGGCGAAATCTTCCATACCTACTCCACCTACGCCCGCGGCCTCGACCTGTTGGTCGGCGCCTACAACTACCTGGACCTGACGCCCAAGGGCCGCAATGAAGAGCAAATCATGGAATGGGTGCAGCTTCATGATCAGTATGGAGGTGAGGCTTCATCCAGCTGCTGTCATGGGGAATAG
- a CDS encoding transcriptional regulator encodes MTTYNWDLIERLLHEVQNGASSFTPRPYAEQLAAEKATEGEQTENLDHLKAVAGEYEKLLLERGYIEPRPEEQGGTGSNYILTPRGSSLLSLIDSSIPGNDHPRQVLDEQDDALDEVTFDQVASKAQIA; translated from the coding sequence ATGACGACTTATAACTGGGATTTGATTGAACGCTTGCTGCACGAAGTACAGAACGGTGCCAGCAGCTTTACGCCACGGCCTTATGCCGAACAACTTGCGGCCGAGAAAGCGACTGAAGGCGAGCAGACGGAAAACCTGGATCACCTGAAAGCGGTGGCTGGCGAGTACGAAAAATTGCTGCTGGAGCGCGGCTATATCGAGCCTCGGCCTGAAGAACAGGGAGGCACTGGCTCGAACTACATTTTGACGCCACGGGGCTCGAGTTTATTGAGCCTGATCGACAGCAGCATTCCGGGCAATGACCATCCGCGCCAGGTGCTGGATGAGCAGGACGATGCGCTGGACGAAGTGACGTTTGATCAAGTGGCGTCGAAGGCGCAGATCGCCTGA
- a CDS encoding DUF6279 family lipoprotein, translated as MSRWLKCLAVVITLSLALGACSRMDLAYRNLDVIIPWSLGDYLNMNGEQKDWFNERLREHLSWHCTTQLPGYLDWLDRLQDMVQRNQVTDAALQARTQEAKQAIAQTAREITPSAIELLQGLNDQQVAEMNDAFAKDQRKRQEQYLKPSRDQQIKERGQRMEKRLNDWLGPLSPTQQQRVVAWSNALGDQNTQWIANRVHWQKQFSAAVAQRQSPKFPQRIETLLVNREALWTPAYRQAYANTEAQAQSLFVDLLAESTPEQRQRLLKKIDGVRKNFNDLKCLKAARQG; from the coding sequence ATGTCGCGCTGGTTGAAGTGCCTCGCCGTCGTTATCACCCTCAGTCTCGCCCTCGGCGCGTGCAGCCGCATGGACCTGGCCTATCGCAATCTCGACGTGATCATCCCGTGGTCGCTCGGCGATTACCTGAATATGAACGGCGAGCAGAAAGACTGGTTCAACGAACGCCTGCGAGAGCACCTGAGCTGGCACTGCACCACGCAGCTGCCGGGCTACCTCGACTGGCTGGACCGCTTGCAGGACATGGTCCAGCGCAACCAGGTCACCGACGCTGCGCTGCAAGCCCGCACTCAGGAAGCCAAACAGGCCATCGCCCAGACAGCCCGGGAAATCACCCCATCAGCCATCGAGTTGTTGCAGGGGCTGAATGACCAGCAAGTCGCGGAAATGAACGACGCCTTCGCCAAAGACCAGCGCAAACGCCAGGAGCAATACCTCAAACCGTCGCGTGATCAGCAAATCAAGGAGCGTGGCCAACGCATGGAAAAACGCCTGAATGATTGGCTCGGCCCGCTCAGCCCGACCCAACAGCAACGAGTAGTCGCCTGGTCAAATGCCCTGGGCGATCAGAACACGCAATGGATCGCTAACCGCGTCCATTGGCAAAAGCAATTCAGTGCGGCGGTCGCGCAGCGCCAGAGCCCGAAATTCCCACAGCGCATCGAGACGCTTCTGGTCAATCGAGAGGCGTTGTGGACACCCGCCTATCGCCAGGCCTACGCCAACACCGAAGCCCAGGCGCAGTCGCTGTTCGTGGACTTGCTGGCTGAAAGTACGCCGGAGCAACGGCAGCGATTGCTGAAGAAGATCGACGGGGTGCGCAAGAATTTCAATGATTTGAAATGTTTGAAAGCGGCCAGACAAGGTTAG
- a CDS encoding carboxylate/amino acid/amine transporter encodes MGYLLFVTLIQAFSFSLIGEYLAGHVDSYFAVLVRVVLAGLVFIPLTRWRSVEPAFMRGMLLIGALQFGVTYVCLYLSFRVLTVPEVLLFTILTPLHVTLIEDALNRRFNPWALVAALVAVLGAAVIRFDRINPDFFMGFLLLQLANFTYAAGQVLYKHLVARHPSDLPHYRRFGYFYLGALAVALPAFLLFGKQNFLPEAPLQWGVLLFLGLVSTALGLYWWNKGACLVNGGTLAVMNNLHVPVGLLINLLIWNQDEELGRLFLGGSVILMAVWISRLGVRKPVTVH; translated from the coding sequence ATGGGCTATCTACTTTTTGTCACGCTGATCCAGGCGTTTTCCTTCAGCCTGATCGGTGAATACCTGGCCGGACATGTCGACAGCTACTTCGCGGTGCTGGTGCGAGTCGTGCTCGCCGGCCTGGTCTTTATCCCGCTGACGCGCTGGCGCTCGGTGGAACCGGCGTTCATGCGCGGCATGCTGTTGATCGGCGCCTTGCAGTTCGGCGTGACGTACGTCTGCCTGTACCTGAGCTTCCGGGTGCTGACGGTGCCGGAAGTGTTGCTGTTCACCATCCTCACGCCGTTGCACGTGACCCTGATCGAAGATGCCCTGAACCGGCGTTTCAATCCCTGGGCCCTGGTGGCGGCCCTGGTGGCCGTGCTCGGCGCGGCGGTGATCCGCTTCGACCGGATCAACCCGGACTTCTTCATGGGTTTTCTGCTGCTGCAATTGGCCAACTTCACCTACGCGGCCGGGCAGGTGCTCTACAAACATCTGGTGGCCCGTCACCCAAGCGACCTGCCGCACTACCGGCGCTTCGGTTACTTCTACCTCGGCGCACTGGCGGTGGCATTGCCGGCGTTTCTGTTGTTCGGCAAACAGAACTTCCTGCCTGAGGCACCCCTGCAATGGGGCGTGCTGCTATTCCTCGGCCTGGTCTCGACGGCATTGGGCCTGTACTGGTGGAACAAGGGGGCGTGCCTGGTGAACGGCGGGACGCTGGCGGTGATGAACAATTTGCATGTGCCGGTGGGGCTGCTGATCAATTTGCTGATCTGGAATCAGGATGAGGAGCTGGGGCGGTTGTTCCTGGGCGGGTCGGTGATACTGATGGCGGTTTGGATCAGCCGGTTGGGTGTACGCAAACCTGTAACCGTACACTGA
- a CDS encoding S1-like domain-containing RNA-binding protein, which yields MALVGRYNSLQVVKHTNFGLYLDGGADGEILLPNRYIPKDIPSEDEDWLNVFVYLDSDDKLIATTEKPKVQVGEFASLKVVEVNSIGVFLDWGLPKDLLLPYSEEKRQMTAGEYVVVHVYLDKHTRRITATARLDRYLDKTPASYTPGQEVDLLVAEATDMGFKAIINNKHWGLIHKNEIFKFMRAGKEEKGFIKEVRADGKISLSLQPVGEEAATSLNSKILARLRDNNGTLPVSDKSDPTVITSMFGVSKGNFKKAIGALYKNGQIVIHADRIELS from the coding sequence ATGGCTTTAGTCGGGCGTTACAACAGTTTGCAAGTGGTTAAACACACTAACTTCGGTTTATATCTGGACGGTGGCGCGGACGGCGAAATCCTCCTGCCCAATCGTTATATTCCCAAGGATATTCCCAGCGAAGATGAAGACTGGCTCAACGTTTTTGTTTATCTGGACAGCGATGACAAACTCATCGCAACTACCGAAAAACCGAAAGTGCAGGTCGGTGAATTCGCCAGTTTGAAAGTCGTTGAAGTCAACAGCATCGGGGTTTTCCTGGATTGGGGCTTGCCGAAGGATCTGTTGCTGCCGTACTCCGAAGAAAAACGTCAGATGACCGCTGGCGAGTATGTCGTGGTGCACGTCTACCTCGACAAGCACACCCGCCGCATCACGGCGACGGCGCGTCTGGACCGCTACCTGGACAAGACCCCGGCCAGCTACACCCCTGGCCAGGAAGTTGATTTGCTGGTCGCCGAAGCCACCGACATGGGGTTCAAGGCGATCATCAACAACAAGCACTGGGGCCTGATCCACAAGAACGAAATCTTCAAGTTCATGCGCGCCGGTAAGGAAGAAAAGGGCTTTATCAAAGAAGTCCGGGCCGATGGCAAGATCAGCCTGAGCCTGCAACCGGTCGGCGAAGAAGCGGCCACCAGCCTCAATTCGAAGATTCTCGCCAGGTTGCGTGACAACAACGGCACACTGCCGGTGAGCGACAAGAGCGATCCGACGGTGATCACCAGCATGTTTGGTGTCAGCAAGGGCAACTTCAAAAAGGCGATTGGTGCGTTGTACAAGAACGGCCAGA
- a CDS encoding FMN-dependent NADH-azoreductase translates to MSRVLIIESSARQQDSVSRQLTQTFISQWKAAHPDDQITVRDLAINPVPHLDINLLGGWMKPAEQRNDIEQVALERSNQLTDELLAADVLVMAAPMYNFAIPSTLKAWLDHVLRAGVTFKYTETGPQGLLSGKRAYVLTARGGIYAGGPADHQEPYLRQVMGFIGIHDVTFIHAEGMNLGGDFQEKGLNQANARLSLVA, encoded by the coding sequence ATGTCCCGCGTTCTGATCATCGAAAGCAGTGCCCGTCAGCAAGACTCGGTTTCCCGTCAACTGACCCAGACCTTCATCAGCCAGTGGAAAGCCGCTCACCCTGACGACCAGATCACCGTGCGTGACCTGGCCATCAACCCGGTGCCGCATCTAGACATCAACCTGTTGGGCGGCTGGATGAAACCCGCCGAGCAGCGCAACGACATCGAACAGGTTGCGCTGGAACGCTCCAACCAACTGACTGACGAACTGCTGGCCGCCGACGTGCTGGTCATGGCCGCGCCCATGTACAACTTCGCGATCCCGAGCACCCTCAAGGCCTGGCTCGACCACGTGCTGCGCGCCGGCGTGACCTTCAAGTACACCGAGACCGGCCCGCAAGGCTTGCTCAGCGGCAAGCGTGCCTACGTGCTGACCGCTCGCGGCGGGATCTATGCCGGCGGCCCGGCGGATCACCAGGAACCCTACCTGCGCCAGGTCATGGGCTTCATCGGCATTCACGACGTGACCTTCATTCACGCCGAAGGCATGAACCTGGGCGGTGACTTCCAGGAGAAAGGCCTGAACCAGGCCAACGCCAGGCTTTCCCTGGTCGCCTGA
- a CDS encoding DEAD/DEAH box helicase has translation MFSQFALHERLLKAVAELKFVEPTPVQAAAIPLALQGRDLRVTAQTGSGKTAAFVLPILNRLIGPAKVRVSIKTLILLPTRELAQQTIKEVERFAQYTFIKSGLITGGEDFKVQAAMLRKVPDILIGTPGRMIEQLNAGNLDLKEVEVLVLDEADRMLDMGFAEDVQRLVQECTNRQQTMLFSATTGGSGLREMVAKVLNDPEHLQLNNVSDLNATTRQQIITADHNQHKEQIVNWLLANETYQKAIVFTNTRAMADRIYGRLVAQDYKAFVLHGDKDQKDRKLAIDRLKQGGVKILVATDVAARGLDVDGLDLVINFDMPRSGDEYVHRIGRTGRAGNDGLAISLICHGDWNLMSSVERYLKQSFERRTIKEVKGTYGGPKKVKASGKAVGVKKKKVDAKGDKKKTGAKAPTKRKIANRPKTDALSLVSKDGMAPLKRRKPEAPAAE, from the coding sequence GTGTTTTCCCAATTCGCCCTGCACGAACGCCTGCTCAAAGCCGTGGCCGAGCTTAAATTTGTCGAGCCAACGCCTGTGCAAGCAGCGGCTATTCCGCTGGCGCTCCAAGGGCGTGACCTGCGGGTGACAGCGCAAACCGGTAGCGGCAAAACCGCTGCATTCGTTTTGCCGATCCTCAACCGCTTGATCGGCCCGGCGAAAGTCCGCGTCAGTATCAAGACCCTGATCCTGCTGCCGACCCGCGAGCTGGCCCAGCAGACCATCAAGGAAGTCGAGCGCTTCGCCCAGTACACCTTCATCAAATCCGGTCTGATCACCGGCGGTGAAGACTTCAAGGTCCAGGCCGCGATGCTGCGCAAAGTGCCGGACATCCTGATCGGTACGCCGGGGCGGATGATCGAGCAACTCAACGCCGGCAACCTCGACTTGAAAGAAGTTGAAGTCCTGGTGCTCGACGAAGCCGACCGCATGCTCGACATGGGCTTTGCCGAAGACGTGCAGCGTCTGGTGCAAGAGTGCACCAACCGCCAGCAGACCATGCTGTTCTCCGCCACTACCGGCGGTTCGGGCCTGCGCGAGATGGTCGCCAAGGTGCTGAACGACCCTGAGCACCTGCAGCTGAACAACGTCAGCGACCTGAATGCGACCACCCGTCAGCAGATCATCACCGCTGACCACAACCAGCACAAAGAACAGATCGTGAACTGGCTGCTGGCCAACGAGACCTATCAGAAGGCCATCGTGTTCACCAACACCCGGGCCATGGCCGACCGTATCTACGGCCGCCTGGTGGCGCAGGACTACAAAGCATTCGTGCTGCACGGCGACAAAGACCAGAAAGATCGCAAACTGGCGATTGACCGCCTGAAGCAGGGCGGCGTGAAAATCCTCGTCGCCACCGACGTCGCCGCTCGCGGCCTGGACGTTGACGGCCTGGACCTGGTGATCAACTTCGACATGCCGCGCAGCGGCGACGAGTACGTGCACCGCATCGGTCGCACCGGCCGCGCCGGCAACGATGGCCTGGCCATCTCGCTGATCTGCCACGGCGACTGGAACCTGATGTCGAGCGTCGAGCGCTACCTCAAGCAGAGCTTCGAGCGCCGCACCATCAAGGAAGTCAAAGGTACCTACGGCGGACCGAAAAAGGTCAAGGCCTCGGGCAAAGCCGTTGGCGTGAAGAAGAAAAAGGTCGACGCCAAGGGCGACAAGAAGAAAACCGGCGCCAAGGCCCCGACCAAGCGCAAGATCGCCAACCGCCCGAAGACCGACGCCCTGTCGCTGGTCAGCAAGGACGGCATGGCGCCGCTCAAGCGCCGCAAGCCGGAAGCGCCGGCTGCTGAATAA